The genomic interval TAGGGGGACATTGAAGCTTTTGGAGGGATGTTCTTAATACCGTTAATGTTTAGGGGTGGTGCAGGGAAGTAGGAGGTAGTGGGTTCTTTCCAATGTCACAGAAATTGGATGAGAAGTCACTAAGCTTCAGGAGGTGGACTGCAAAGGGACAGGTTTCTGGTCAGTCAATGGTTGAGGGTCTCCTCAAGAGCTTGTTTTCATTTCTGGCTCTTATGGTCTTCATTTCTGCTGAATGGTAAGATGGTTTGGCTAAGAGCTGGGTTTAATGGCTGCTTTTTCTGCTGAGTATGAGCTTTAAAGTGGTGTCAGCTGCGTTGTTTTTTGGTGGTCTATGAAAAGTAGCGGAGAGGGATTCGTTTTGAGAGAACGCTGGATGTGTAGTTTATGTGGCTTGCGAAATCTGAATTATGCCTTGTGTGTATATTTTTGTTCTCTCCAAGAGTTTTAGGCTAGTTGCTTATATTTTGAAGAGTCTCTGGGGCAAACCAGGTAGGTTAGGTCTCTGCCAAAGTCTATTTAAGCAGATTGATGTGTAAATGTTCTATTTCTTCTGATGCTTAGGTTTGGTTGATGCCAACAATAGTCTTAGACCAAAAGATTTGAGACTATGGATCGCACACTAGCACTGATGCTAATAAATCtgccttaaaaaaaaaaacaatatgtttCTCCAAATTTCTTTCCAAACAATTATGTTTTGGGTGATAGCTTCGCTCATGTTCATCTGATCACTCCCCTAAACCATCAGCAATAATAAGAGAAGAGTTAGCTTGGAAGCCTAGATGTAGGATGGGTTTATGCCATATCATTTGATATAATTGCATCAATGTTCTTGTGCTACTCTCCCTGCAAGAAACTGTATGGGTTGGATTTATGCGTATGCTACGTTTTTCatagttcttttttttatctttggcttcttctttgcttggtgtttctttatttattttattttttatttttggaaaggCAACCATGGAAGCTCTGACCATAGGCAATCAaatcatatacttttattgatttgtcCCTTGTCCTTTCTTATCTTAAATGCCTATGCTTAATTTGATAATAACCTTCAACGTTCAAAGTATTCCCTCTAGGAAAACAGTagaaataatttattcataCCATAAAACCATATCTTATTTAGGCATGGGTTCAAACTTACTAATTAcatactttttaattttaaagattacgtacttcttttattttattttttttccttttcttgttgttcGTTATAGAGCATACTTAAATGTCCCTTCTCGCAACGTGAGCGTTTGTAGTCCAACGGTTAGGATAATTGCCTTCCAAGCAATAGACCCGGGTTCGACTCCCGGCAAACGCATCCGTTATTacattttgcttttttttttaaaatgtccTGTTGCTGTGAGGGTCTGAAAACCCATGTTAAATTGgaattcattttttatgttttacctttttttaaaaaaatttcctgTTGCTGTGAAAGGTCTTTTTAGTTCAAGGGACTGAgtacaatgaaattaaatgaatacTCCATGGTTTAGAATGTCTGAAAACTGGACTGAgtacaatgaaattaaatgaatacTCCATGGTTTAGAATGTCTGAAAACCCATATTAGATTGGGATTCATTCTCATTCAGATGCGTTCCAAGGTATTAGTATTACAGttacattaaaatgttttgaacaATACTCATACATTATAAGAGCTCTGAATCTAACATCTCTATTCTGGCTTGTGAAGATGATGAAGGATGTACAAAGAAGCAGATGACAGGAAAATACATACAGAATAACTAAGTAGATCCATACCAGTGGCTATTGTCACCATCTTGCTTCTTTCAAACATCTTCACTAAAAGAATCATGACAATAACATGTCCCACTTTAGTCTTTAGTTCATCCAGTGAACttattttcatccattttggTCTCTCCTGCAAACAAAACACATTCATTTAATCAGTTTAGCACTTGAGAAGTAGACTATAGGAATTAAGAACCAACAGGATAAAAATGGAGAAATGAATGGGAAGTGCAAAAAGTTTGATAAGAATTGATCATAGTCCATAAATGATCATTATTTGAGACCATATAGTGATTATGATTATTTACTAAGTTCACATCCCTAATTTAGAAGCAAGGCTGATCCTGGCCCTTGCTGGCTTAAGATTATTTTGAAGTTATCCATTGAACAAAACATGTCCTCGACCTCGAGATAAGATAAGTTTGGTTGAAACTGGAATGTTGAGATGGATATGTTCATGCAAGGAACTGTAAAGCATGAAATGAAGTTATTTGTGTGATGAGGAGGTGAAGTTGCAGTACTACAGCACGGTTAGCTGAACTTAATAAAGCAGTACTGATATGGGTTTCTTTAATATTGAGGGCTGTTACCTTCATAGCAAACATTCCAAACAAGGATGAGCCTTTGAGGGCACGATCAACATCAGCAGGCACATCTGGATTCACGTTACTGATGAATAATCCATACAAGCCCATTCCAAATATTAACATGACTGTCCCAGCAAGATAAACATCTGCAAGATTTTACATTACAATGTCAGTTCATTTGGCACTGGCAAACCTATggagttaattaattaagtagcCAAAAATGTGGAAAAATGACTTGAGGCAAACTAAGTTCATGCTAgagaaaaactcaaaaattgtaGGATGCTGCAAGTCAGCACATTAACCATCATAGCTTTCACAAATGTAAGAACTTGCCACCTGCTTACTCTAACATGATTCCAAATATATATTGATCTAAAGTTAAaagttttttataaataaactgaATGGTGGATTGGTTTTGAACCAGTCCACTATACACTAGAAACAATATTGATCAGGATTACTATGTCTGTATcgaatttctttttctttttctgattgttatttctcttattattttCATCTATCATCTTAAACTTCAGCTTTCAAATCCATAAAACTATAAGATGAAATGGAGGTACTGGAATCGGGAAAGAAGTCTCAGAGAAAGAGAGTGCAACGAGGAATTCAAAATCAAAGCATTCTGATAGATGGGAGAGGAAGGCCAGGAAGCGTGAGTGGTAAATGTCTGATATCATTAACGAAAGAGCTTATAACTAGGATAGAAACTGTTGAAGAATATTgccattctttcttttctaatgCCCTTGTCATCGGTTTAACTCTAGTGATAACAAGTATGATTTTGACCAGGGAATTTTTAGCTCAAATCTTAGCAATCAagcaaaaaatttattatgaatCAAGTGCCTTGCGCAAATCATTATGCAGACTTGTATATGATTCTCCTGGAGGAGTTACGGGGCTGGTAGTCACAGAGGTTTGCTGCATTTCCTCTCAAGTGCTTAAAAGGGAACGAAACCAATTCAACTAATTTGAGACAGAACATCAGATAAGATCAAAAcaatctttttcaattaactTTTGGAGTGTAGACACTAAATTATaaacaagtaaaaattaaaaatataataaacaaaaaaaaatgaaaaatgaataaatgaaaaatgatgaaaaaagaaaggagagaggtacgactggcagggtgcggacgcaccctgccaggcacCTCTCTCACCTGCCAGACGCGAAGAATTCGCATCTGGCAGGTTAGTGGAACTTGCCCCTGGGTGCCCAGGGACAAGGCAATGGGGCGTGCCCCCTCCAGAACCCGAGAATCGAGTATAAAGGAGAGGGGGCACTGTAGCATTTCGGGGAGGAGAACCTGCAACAAAAACTACCAGCCTTNNNNNNNNNNNNNNNNNNNNNNNNNNNNNNNNNNNNNNNNNNNNNNNNNNNNNNNNNNNNNNNNNNNNNNNNNNNNNNNNNNNNNNNNNNNNNNNNNNNNTAACACTTCacttgaaataccccatactttaatatggtgataaataaagttgatcaaatgcaaattgaggtcaattaaaacgtttaaaagtgataagagacgaaaggagtagtttaggataaaatatttcgcaagtgagaaaataataataattttatcggaggagaatttgtgagataaaaggcgatttgaaagtcaagtgaggcataataaggtattttgggtaccaaggagacaagataaaatttttagaataaaataatattttattaatgaaataatattaaaatattaatatttagcctgatgttgaaatcagtcatgaagaatgATCATATGgctgatccaagtgggggagaagatgacaagcccgactctataaaaatatttgtgatggatagcatgtttgcatgctaagagagtcccgaaaaaaatttacaaaagtcagtattatacctagaggtacaacaaagttgagttaaacctcgaactagatcaaatagagaatttacgatgaaattaagaattttaaagtcccataatggtttaatatggtgattcggagttcgatgatcaatttggagtcaaaccgaaattttcgctatctaggggcaaaatggtcatttgccacctggggacaaaatgggaatttttagaaaagatttttggccccatttgacttattggagtaagatttgaggttt from Theobroma cacao cultivar B97-61/B2 chromosome 5, Criollo_cocoa_genome_V2, whole genome shotgun sequence carries:
- the LOC108661887 gene encoding uncharacterized protein LOC108661887, encoding MLIFGMGLYGLFISNVNPDVPADVDRALKGSSLFGMFAMKERPKWMKISSLDELKTKVGHVIVMILLVKMFERSKMVTIATGMDLLSYSVCIFLSSASLYILHHLHKPE